The Sphingomonas alpina genome has a segment encoding these proteins:
- the murC gene encoding UDP-N-acetylmuramate--L-alanine ligase, with the protein MKGVATDIGTIHFVGIGGIGMSGIAEVMKNLGYAVQGSDVAEGYVVQGLRDKGIPVHIGHHADNLGDAAVVVTSTAIKRDNPEVDAALERRIPVVRRAEMLAELMRLKSTVAVAGTHGKTTTTSMVAALLDAGGVDPTVINGGIINSYGSNARLGASDWMVVEADESDGSFLRLDGTIAVVTNIDPEHLDHYGSFDAVKDAFVDFIENVPFYGAALLCLDHPEVQAIIPRVRDRRVITYGFAAQADVRAVNITPIPGGNRFECLVRSRDGSVRSIEGIEMPMPGRHNVQNALAAIGVALEMAIPDETIRTGFAKFRGVKRRFTKVGETGGVTIIDDYGHHPVEIRAVLAAAREGVENRVIAVVQPHRYSRLGDLMEEFQQAFNDADMVLVAPVYAAGEAPVEGVDANALVEGLKRRGHRSAATVADADALATVLAGAIQPGDMVVCLGAGDITKWAAGLADAIEAKR; encoded by the coding sequence ATGAAGGGTGTCGCAACAGATATCGGCACGATCCATTTCGTCGGCATTGGCGGCATCGGCATGTCGGGCATCGCCGAGGTGATGAAGAATCTCGGCTATGCGGTGCAGGGGTCGGACGTAGCCGAGGGCTATGTCGTACAGGGCCTGCGCGACAAGGGCATCCCCGTACATATCGGTCATCACGCCGATAATCTCGGCGATGCCGCGGTGGTCGTCACCTCGACTGCGATCAAGCGCGACAATCCCGAGGTCGATGCGGCGCTCGAACGACGTATTCCGGTGGTGCGTCGCGCAGAAATGCTCGCCGAACTGATGCGTCTCAAATCCACCGTTGCAGTGGCGGGCACGCACGGCAAGACCACGACCACCTCAATGGTCGCGGCACTGCTCGATGCTGGCGGAGTCGATCCGACCGTGATCAATGGCGGGATCATCAACAGCTATGGGTCCAACGCGCGGCTCGGCGCGAGCGACTGGATGGTGGTCGAGGCCGATGAGAGCGACGGCAGCTTCCTGCGCCTCGACGGCACGATCGCGGTGGTCACCAATATCGATCCCGAGCATCTCGACCATTATGGCTCGTTCGACGCAGTGAAGGATGCGTTCGTCGATTTCATCGAGAATGTGCCCTTTTACGGCGCCGCGTTGCTGTGCCTCGACCATCCAGAAGTGCAGGCGATCATCCCGCGCGTCCGCGACCGGCGCGTGATCACTTATGGCTTTGCGGCGCAGGCCGATGTGCGGGCGGTCAACATCACGCCGATCCCTGGTGGCAACCGCTTCGAATGCCTGGTGCGCAGCCGCGATGGATCGGTGCGCTCGATCGAGGGGATCGAAATGCCGATGCCCGGCCGCCACAATGTCCAGAATGCCCTGGCCGCGATCGGCGTGGCACTGGAGATGGCGATCCCGGACGAGACGATCCGCACCGGCTTCGCCAAATTCCGCGGCGTGAAGCGGCGCTTCACCAAGGTCGGCGAAACCGGCGGCGTGACGATCATTGACGATTACGGCCATCATCCGGTCGAGATTCGTGCCGTGCTGGCGGCGGCGCGCGAGGGCGTGGAGAATCGCGTCATCGCAGTGGTGCAGCCGCACCGCTATTCGCGCCTCGGCGATTTGATGGAGGAGTTCCAGCAGGCGTTCAATGATGCCGATATGGTGTTGGTCGCACCGGTCTATGCAGCGGGCGAAGCACCGGTCGAGGGCGTCGATGCGAATGCTCTTGTCGAGGGATTGAAGCGGCGCGGGCATCGCTCGGCGGCAACGGTTGCCGATGCCGACGCGCTGGCGACGGTGCTGGCGGGCGCAATCCAGCCGGGCGATATGGTCGTGTGCCTGGGTGCGGGCGATATCACCAAATGGGCGGCCGGGCTCGCCGATGCGATCGAGGCGAAGCGGTGA